TGGGTATTTAATTCTGATTTTTCTGTGTTTGGTCACCTAATCTATCATCTTCCACCTTTTGGTTCATCTGTAGGTCTACCAGCTCAGCCAGCCTTTCAACTGCCTCTCAGTTAGTCAAGAAAAACCAGAGCATTACAAAATACTCAAGTAACAATTTCAAACGTGTCTTTATATTATATACTAAAAAAAGaactgtgtgtgggtttgtttaattttttcagtttttaaataaatatttcaagTCATTAATTAAATGTCTTTTCCCTCTGTGATATTCCTAACTGCAGTATTGAGAGTCCAAAACATCAGTAGGTTCTAAAATTATTTCTTTGAGTGCAGGGTCTGTCCATCTGTGATTTGGCCTACAACACAAATTATGAAACAAGGCATTTCGATGAATGGATTTGCTCAGCACAAAGAGTCTGTCACATTTTGGACTAGCAAAGAAGGATTAAGGTAGAGGAATGATTTGATACCATAAGATTAAACACCCTTTTTAACATTTATTACATAAGACTCTAATTATTACATAATACAAGGGACAAAATGGTACATTCCCGTGTAGCCCAGGGTGCCTTTAATTTCGGTGAATGTGCATCAACCTGCATTTTTATGTTGCACCAACAGAGGTCAGTAGTGTCTTCTGAGTATTAAATGTCAGTCAATGAGACTATCCATTGCCAGCAACTGCTTTGATGTGGGCCTTCACGAAATAAACTGAATTAAGCAATGTAACACTTTTGGGAACTCCTTTATTCTTTACACATAAAGCATGCATCTTATGATCTTATCTTAttaatgtatgtatttttttgcGATCACATTTTCAATTTCAGTAGTCACAGATGAACACATTTTTAGTTCACTGTGGGCCTATAACCTACATAATCTTCTAAAACTTGTGTAGGGTCTGCCACTGTCCACATGTCACATGTGAACACTCAAATAAATAAGATATAAATAGACATGCAGGGGTAGGCCTATATCAACCAGTATAATCTGAAACAAATGCAGAGATTATGACAATCCCTAATCCAGCACGAAAATATTACTATCGTTGCATCAGCAGAGCAATTGGGCCACTATATCAGTAGATCTACTGGAGATTTCCTATAGCACACAGCTATGTGTGTCAAGCAGTTTAACCTATATCAAATGCAAATGTGCTTTTGTCTATTTAACACACAAATAGACCTACATGTGAAACAGTAAAACAAGCATCAACTGCTGGATCAGAGAGAGATCTCCTGATGTGCCCTGTTCACCTCCGCTGGTGTGCGACCTACGGGCTAAGAGCATTAAAGGGATCAAAACCAAGCACGTGAGCCTTCACCTACAAAACTAATCAAAGCAATCAGTACTACACGAGGTCACTGTAGGCCTAGGGATTCCTTcatctttttgttgttgttcaagAGCAAGGCATGGGTTTAGGTCAGACATAGATATTGAAGATATATGAGCTCCTCCTTCACCTCAACTAAACTAGTAGAATCTGTTGATTTGATATGTGACAATGTTGGTTTGTTGCTGGTTATACTGACAACACTTCAGATCGGCATTGCATAAAAGGACCTATAGGCTGTCAGATGTAAACACTAGGAATagtgatttattatttattactattgttgttattattattattattattattattattattattattattattattattactcatgTGACGAAGGTTTAAAACACTAAATGGGATTTGTGAATGGTTGAAAAGTGGTGCATCAGAAGGAGCAGACTAGGTCCACTGGGACTCAGCCTTGCTACTTTGAGCAATATGACGTATGTGAGAGAGGCCCCGTCCTTCTTTAAACAGTGAGTTTATTTCACAGCAGCCTTTGAGCTAATTGCATTTTGTAGGTAAACTACACACGCTGTGTTCATTCAATGACGCCTGTGTTATAGTTTCGTTGGTCTCCAAGCCAACAATTTACCCTATTCTGCCATAGGAGGGGTGCTTCACTCGCTTTAGCTACAGCAGCTCATCTCTATTTTTAGCATCTGCTGTTCTGGGCTTGCTTCAGTCCAGAGCAGTTTCCAGCATAGGTCTGTGTCTACATTGCAATTCCACTTTCCACCACTGGGGGAAACCCAGCTACAGAGAGGTTTCATAAGGGGGGCGAACCTTATGAATGTGTTCTCTGTTTAGGGAAAAATGGGTGGATGAGGCCGTCTGCCATAGAACAATAAACCATCCAAAACCTCACCGCCTGTAAAGAGGCCTTTGATATTTGTTTTGTAGCTGTGCTCTCCGACCACcagctttttttttgcctggCATGCACTTTTCCACAGCTGCATCAGTTAGATGTAATCAATGTggccaaaataacattttcttcTCAGAAGCTTGTCGGGCCTTTCCAGTGACAAATAAACCAAATCAAGCCAAGGAAGGAAGCGACAACATATTTTCTTACAGCAGGCCTAGGTAGAGGAGAAAGTGTTTGAAGTGCGCAACTAGCTGCGGCCTGTCAGGCAGCCAAGGCTAAAATTGGGCTTTTCTAGCGTTTGGCTCTACAGCCCTGCCTCCACAGCTCCTctgaaacaaacttaatgtcGTTAGATGTGGATGGTAGACTCTAAAAAGCAACTGAAATGCTTTTCAGTGTCCTTAGATGTGGCTGGTGTGTCAACTCCTTCATGTCCATGCTGTGATGCTTGCCCGGAGATGCAACTGGCATGCCCTGAGTCAGTCGAGGTTGTTaactgcagagaggaggagcagtgAAGTGGTCTGACAAGACAACCAACCCATCTGATCATGCTGATGGACACATCAACGCTTTGTCAAGGGGTTATTGTTCTTTCAAATAGCCCACAAACTGACTGATAGTCTATATAGTCCCTTTGCAATAACGCACATTGAACATCAAACATGAGAGTCgatggacggtgtgtgtgtgtgtgtgtgtgtgtgtgtgtgtgtgtgtgtgtatgtgaggggagAGTAAATGGGAttgggtctggtgtgtgtgagtgtgtgtgtgtgtgtgtgtgtgtgtgtgtgtcccagactCAGACACCAAACGACAGACTCTTCCCACACTGCCACCTTCACTGCTACTGGGAGAGACAGATGCCCAGTTGCTAGGAGACCCAGGCCCTAAGTGCAAATAGAGTCATGTGCAGCTGAAGACGGACGGGGTGAGAGGTGCGGGGGTGGTAGGCTAACAGACTCCCGGAAAAGAAAAccagaagagaggaggtgaaggcAGCAATAATCACTCTGCATAGAATATTTACAGAACGTGTTAATTTATTCCTGCCTGCTCACAGACACATCAGATTACTGGTGTCTCACAATCCAGCTCTCTCCTTGTTTTTAAGTTCATAAAACAATGATATTTTTCTGACAGTAAAGGATGTAATAAATATATCTTTGTAATGATTATTGGACTTGCCTCATTTACTGTAACAACCAGTTTATGAATTATTATAAAGGGAGTATTAGGGCAATACATCAACCTGTCTCTCCATTCAGAGAGTAAGTAACAGATTTATGCTATGTAAACATTTTACACATGCTGTATATATTACTACTAGAGTTATGCTGTTAATACTTCACCATGGTTACCACCATACTCGCCAGCCCCCTGTCCTTACCCAGAAATCACACTGGAACAGTCCAGTCATGACTTGTTGCAGATCTACATGCTAAATGAGGGCCTGTTGTGGTTCAGAGTCCACTATCTGACTGATCTGAACGGAATGGGATACAGAGGATCACTCTGTTCCCCACTGCCAAGCTTTAGCATGTgatgcatattcaaacatacagtacataatctTGGCACAGGCCTATAGACTAACGCTGTCAACACAACACCACCTTAATGATCACACTCATCCGTAGTGACACACCTCTGCACTGAGAGCCGTAGAGTAGTCGTCTCTCCAACAACTGCACCCCCGCAGACCGGGCGGGCATGAGTCATCTCCTCCGAACGTCTCTGTGAGCAGGACAGGAGGCCATGTGCCACGGCCACCCCAGTGATAAGATCTCTGGCTCGGAGACGGGGAGGATCTCCAGTGCCTCGGgctgttttctgttatcatcATCAAATCACCAATTGTGGCCCATAATGTGGACAAATGGTGTTATCAAGATACAGACACTCGCAGTGGCCGGGTGAGACTGTTTTGGGGGAAACTGCTGACATATTGCTCTGTTGATTTGTTCTGTTGACAATATTGTTATTACAAATATGCTCCGTAATCCTATAATGTTGAAAGAGAACATTAATAGAGGACATTTATCCGCTAAATAAAAGTTGGCTGCAGTTTTATCTTGTGGAATGGCCATCCCATTAGTCAGCTCAGTGGAACAAACTCCAGAGAAATCAAGATGTATtttgggtttgcttttatttgatgAGGTTCCAATTGTACTGTCAACATCTCCTCGTCCTTTAGAAAAGACACTAAAATTGAAACATTtttcaaagagtaaaaaagtAGCAAATATCATACACCCAGTGATGGGGTCTGACACAGAAAGCATGGCATATGCtaaaataataatcataaataaTACAGACATTACACATAGCTATTTACATGTCATTGAACACAGAGGTCAATCAACATAAATTATAATGCTTTATATATAATgtgaatatatttatatatttatatattatcatctgtcatttacaaaagcaaacaatgcaTTGTTTTTTATCTCAGAGAGAAAAGGCTATCCAGAAGCTTGGCTTTCAGATATTCCAACCAGAATGTCCGCaactctctgccccctcccccccagcaTTAGCGGGATCTTCAGTTTTGGTCTGCTTACCATAGATGGGTGAGTTCTTTGGTTGTGTTCAGGGGACTCAAGAGAGCACCGAACTGTGTGTCTCAACTGTCTGTTGCCTTGGTTACTGAGGGACTCTCCAGCAAGAATGAAGAAAGTGAATGGGTCAATAGGTTGGGGTTGggttgattggttggttggttacTATTTAGGTGTGTTTCAAAGTTAGATTGGTTTAGAGAGGCAGTGTAACAGTTTACTAAGATCATCACGGACTATATCGACCGAGCTGCAGACACAATTTTCGCTACCTTCGCCTGTTTCCCGTCAGTCCATAGTGTCTCCCACAGACGCCAATACCTGCTACAGACACCACTACAGTAACAAAACAGTGGTCATGGGTGCAACTGCCACGACAGACCCACTGGACAACACACGGATCTGGACACGacaccaaaaaaataaatatactcTCATGACTGCACATAATGTCATTTACATGGCTGTTAACTGATGCGAGGTCAAGAAGACTGGTACCTGGTACCAATGGAGCTAATAGACTCTCAGAAATGGGAAAAGGACACTGGAGGGTAAACCGGGGGGTCATTTGGAAGTTCCATCATCTTTCCAAGACCACATTCTCATTGTACTTAAGTCATTTATCATAAGTCACACCACACTCTTGGAGTCTCTCTGCCTATGTATGGCTCACTGAGATCTGATTTggggaatctctctctctttctctcctcctctatctatctttatccctctctctctctctgtcattcatgATGCCCCTTCCCCCCTTTGACATGCTCTGATGCACTGTAGTGCAATGCCCCTTCCAGTGCCAGAGCTCATCTGTGGCACAGCTGGCATAGGGCTGCCCCAGTTGGTGGATTTGGGGATAATCGTCTTAGAAAagcacgtccacacacacacatacacacacacacacacacatacagacacactcacaaacacacacagagtggttgAGAGAGAAACCCCATCAGCTCTGTAACCCAGAGCCCCTGATCCTGTCAAAAGCCTGGCCTTTCTCAGTGGCGTACACGTTAGGGCCGTCTAACGCCCACCCACACTCAGATTTGGTTCATATGTTTGTGTCCTGTCCGTCTGGttcagagtgtgtgcgtgtgtgtgtgtttgtgtgtgtgtgtgtgtgtgtgtgtgagcttgcttCTACATTGTGAACCTCAAGATGCAGCTGTACATCTGCgtttgtgggtgtatctgtgtttttGCGTGTAAACTGAGGTACTGCAACAGTCATGTGCCCACCTGAACTCGCGTGCAACCTTCGACGCTTtcgacctacacacacacgtcctgcgTATCTTCTCCTCACTGTCCCCATGTCGCCGATGGGTACTGTGCAAATgtgagtaaaagtgtgtgtctgtgtgtgtgtttgttttcggcAGGGTAGAAGGGTGAACACAGGTGGGGGGGAcagggcatggggggggggtaatgaaCAACCAAAAGttcacacattcacccacacatCCGCCATAAGAACTCCCATCATCccttgtgtttttttatgccccctccctccccacccaaaTCGTCGACGCTCCTCGTGGCTCGTTTTAATCCCAGCCGTTGTCCTTGATCATGTGAGCCAACTCGATGATGAACTTCCCCTCCTTGTATTTCTGACTGCTCTCAAAGGCATgctcctgcaggagagagagagagagagagagagagagagagagagagagagagagagggaaggggggagggagggagagagagagagtgagatacagAGTGTGACACAGAAGTGATAAAGAGCCAAAGATGGTGAGGGGAAGAcaagggacagagggaggaaagaaaagtggcgagaggagggaggagggaagcaGGAACCTTTAGATGGCACGGCAATGATATTGAAAGCATTCATCTTCTAACGCAGCTGAAATGTCTTCAAAGCGTCGCGCAGGATGCCTGCACTCTGCACTAAGTCTCTGGCTCTTCCTGCGTACTCTCGCTCTGTGGCGCTTAATATCCTGTTGATCCTTTTCTTTTTATATCGGACGGATTTGGCACAGTGGAGGCcgtggtggtgggggcagcGATATTAAATGTCACAGTTTAGAAGTGCACTAGGTCaagtgtgtgtccagagcttGGACATAGACACAGGACCTGGGAAACATTAATATCGGCCCTCCTATTCATAAATATGTGGGCCAACATGAATGGAAGACAGACATGTCTAGCCATGTGTGGTTTTCTCAAACGGAAAAGAGGTAATGGTGGTAATGGCTACCACTTTTATTTTGCATGTGCCAGCACAAGCAATGGTTTCCGTTATTTAAGAATCCACTGTCTCCCAatggttgaacttgaacactgATATAGATACAAGATACAAGGTCGGGGGGAAAAATAATGATTGGCAGGCCGCTCTGACCGCTCGGACTTTAAAAATGGACACCACGGCAGGAATGTCCTACAGCTTGTGGAGTGCGGTGGGTCGTGTGTATTAAATGCCATGGCTGTGGTTTCTCGCCCGAAAAACCTCTCGCCGACGGCGAAAGCAGATACCTGCCGTCTGACCCGACCTGATCTTCACCTTCGAAAGCTGCGACGATTCTCACCGCTGCCTCATGCCAGGAGTAACTGTGGTTGCGCCATAACACACTGATTGTGTATTCATTGTGAGCCAGCGCTTCCTGAGGTGGGCTGTAAATCTGACACACGAGTAGGACCGGATCTCTGATAAATACCAGTGTCTGTAACTTGGCGCTCAACCCTCTAACCGTTTCTTTAACGACGGGAATACACATCAAGCACGGGCCATTTTGCAGTACCGCAACAACGAAACTGGACGGCCACAGAGTCCGAGCTGGCTTATCTCTTTGCTTACATTAGCCGGCCGCCTTATTTGCTTAACTGTCCTTCGGAGAGCATGTGAACGGGAGGACTTCCTCATGCTGGTCGGGTGAACTGAGGTCCCTGATGCAGAACATTGGAGTGTGAAAATCGGCCAGCGTTCCATCGAGCCTCGTTTGCCAAATCCAGACCCATTAGGCCCCACAATGGGCACCACTCTTGCTCCAGTGTAAAATCTTTCCATTAGAATTAAACTCTTAATTTGCACTGTtgctaataagtgtgtgtgtgagcgtgagtgtgtgtgtgtgtgtgtgtgtgtgtgcatgtgagcatgtgtggtgtgtgtgtttgtgtgtgggagcatgtgtgtttgtgtgtgtgtgtgtgtgtgtgtgtgtgtgtgtgtgagcgtgtgcgtgtgtgtgtgtgggaggtgggtgtgtgtttggtggtgcTGGGTGAAGAGGGCTGCTTACGTATTTCCATCCCAGCGTGGTCTTGCAGTTCTCACAGTAGATGTCTGCTACAGCATGAAGCCCCGTGAGCAGCACCCTCTCCTCTGCCGGCCCACAGCCCACATTcaccctgcagagagagagagagagagagagagagagagagggagaatgagagagagggggagaatgagAGGATGGGGAACAATAGAGACAagcagagaggaaaaagaggaatGTAATATAAGCTGTAAGACAAGATGTAAAATAAGAAAGTATAACCAATTCAATAACACTTGATTTGATTAGTATACATAGTTGTGAGTCCTACACAAGTCACAAGTGGTGGTATTAAACCATGCAACATATTGGGCACCGTGATTTAGTCTTTGGTTGTGGGGGCACTGAAAAGGATATTTCTCAGTGACCAAAGGAGATACTTACACTGAGTTGAACAGATAAGCTCTACCTTGACTTCCTTGAAAGGACTAGAGAGAAACGAGACAGAAAACCTATGAGAAAGACAGACTGGTAACGGCCACTAAATCATTCCAGTATATGTCCTCTTGTCTCCCCTCAATGAGGGTCTCACTTTtcaccttttctttttttgtttcaacttTTTCTgacactttctttcacttttaaTCAATCTCCCCTCCCTCTATTTTTGTGCATGCTAACAGGAATATAGTGGGGAGCTGTTTGTTGCCATGGGAGAGTgaaaggcatgtgtgtgtcggCGGGGCAACCGTTACCTTGGAGATGAGCTCATCATGGTTGGCCAGGTGTGCTCGGCAGTGGATGCAGCTGTAGGTGCGGTGGCAGCTGGGCAGGTAGGCCTGGAAGGTTTTGGAGCGCGTCATAGTGACCATGGGCGGGGTCGGCGGGCGGTGCAGGAAGGGGCTGCCGGCCCAGGTCGGCTCGCAGGGGAAGCACCgcaacacacaggtgagggccgtggtgggggaggggcaggaggcacacacctgtccacacacacacacacacacacacatgtatacacacacacacgtacacacacacacacacgtacacacacgtaaacacacacacacacacacacacacacacacacacacacacacacacacacacacacacacacacacacacacacacacacacacacacacacgcacacatacacgcatacacacacagtcagccagacagccagagccagcaaaagagaagaaagacaaagactAAGTGAAGGAGACAGACCACACAAGCTTAAATCAAGCTGATTCAGTCCCCAGAGAAACCATTGTCCTCAGACAAAGTCTGTgtcctcttttatttttttttgtcaaagatcTGCTTGTTATCTCCAACTCCCGACAACCATTTTACTGCTGTAACAGAACCAGTCCGCAAATACACACTTCCAACTCTGAGACAGTGACTTGGAGGAGACTCCCAACGGTTCCGCGGTGTGGGAGGCTGTGGACGCATGCTTGCAAAGAGCCTTTTGTCCTTAACAAACCCTCCTAAAGCCAGCAGCTCATGACTACCATGCACTGGGTGTGGAACCAAGGGCTTCCCATTGGTGGGACGACACACCTctcgtctcgctctctctctctctctctctggccctgttGCACTtttggagtggagtgtgtgggagtgcgGCTCACGGACAGTGGAAAGGGCAGCTGAGGCCAGGGCTTTTAAGGGCCCGGGTGGCATGAGCGCAACGGCTGCgctagtgtctgtctgtccattgtTTGCCAGCCAAAGACGTGGGGCACGAGCATAAAGGAAGCACTGAGTGGCCGCaggccaccccacacacacacacacacacagacacacacacacagacacacacacacacgcgcgcgcacacacacaaagtcttgTAAAAACTCAAGCCAAGCGACCTGCTCTCACCCCACTGAACCTCTTTGCAGCACTAAGAGTAGCGTGAGTATTTTTGGTTGTCTGTAAAAAGTACCAGGTCAAACGTGCTGCCAGAATTTGTCTGGTAGTTTAAAGTTACAACTAATGtgtcacatgtactgtaggataTCCAGAGGTAATGGCAAAGGTTTCACTTACagtactctcactcacacaaatacatggaCATCGAAAAACAGACATATCCTTCCATGCAATCTTAACACGTATAGTTATAACCAGGAAGCCAAGTCTCAATGGAGGAAAATCAATGGTTTGTCCTGGGTCGGGTTCAAAGTGATGCAGGCATCTGACAGAGCCCTATGAGTTGAAGGTCTTTCTCTCGATGAGTCCTGAAGGATGAGCTGATTTAGCAGAAGTGTAAATAGGATCCATGCCATGCCACGAGTACTACTGGACCCTGCCAACGTACCTGTCCTAAGTATATCGTCTGAAATTGCATTAACCTGCGCTCCCAACTCAATTAGacatgattttttcccccaagaTTTAACTTAGACCAAGCAAATCGAAAGATGAAGTCATccttttgagagagagggagagagagaagagagagagagagagagagtgagtgagagagagagagagagagagagagagaaaagatggcAACTCTTAAATGGCAAAACAGGCTCCTTCCCTGGATCAATATTTTGGCCTTCAGCATTTGTCTCAGATTTCACAGACGTAACACAGTACACTGATAGGTGggacagagcagcagcagcagcagtagcagcagcagcagcagcagcagcagcagtagcctagaccaaacagcagcagcagcagcagcagcagtagcctagaccaaacagcagcagcagcagcagcagcagtagcctagaccaaacagcagcagcagcagcagcagcagtagcctagaccaaacagcagcagcagcagcagcagcagtagcctagaCCAAACAGTATGTCCAGCAGCTTATCCTCCTGACTCCCATCATCACAAAAGCCCCATCTAATCAGCGCCCTGACCCATAACACTGCTCTACTGCCAGCCCTGGGCGAGCAATCACACAGCCCCAAATCAATGCCAAATGTGCCCGTGAACTGCGGATAGCACGGCTATCTGTGTCAGCGCGGTGGTGGCACATTTAATTAGGgactaaattaataaataaatcaagTGACGCGAGTGCTGGAGCACGAATCcactgggggggaggggggggggggggggggaattccAATGGCGCGGTGCGGCCTGGGATGGGTGCTGGCAGGaagagcagggcagggcagcaGCGGGCACAGGGAGTGGTCGACGTGGACGTGTCCAAGCCATCCTGACCGTCGGAGAGGGTTTGGGCATGCCTGGCAGGATAGGTGTGGCAGGAATGCTGCTGAGGGTTTCAGTGTTTTACAAGCGCTCCGTGGTGATGATACGGGAAACAACGCAGGCTTCAAGTTGGTGTGATATTTGTTATCACAGTGGGGACTTATTTTAATGAATGACAGCGTGTGATGCAACTGCATTACATAAACGGCACTGGCTTATCTCGTACCTAATCTAAGACGTTTGATGTGGGGGCAAAACATCAACACGTTGAGGACGTCAAACCATGGGGGCCTAATCGAGCCGGATGATCAGAGGACGAGCAGGAGGGATGCTGCTACCCCTGTTGcctccccagagagagagacagagggagtgggaggaagGGAGACTGGCGCAAAACAAACCACTatttgcagtgcacacacacacacagacacatactccaCACCAATGCAGATGAGCTGCCTCTCAGCAGCCCTGCTCCGTTCCCCTCCTCTACCCCAACGTCCATCTCGCTGGGCAGCGCTGGCTAGCAACGCCCCGTCCCCAAGTGACTTGTCTCCGGGTGACAaacagcccccccctccccccaagcccccaacacaaacaccagcactTAGTCACCGCTGGCGTCCTTCAGcgcacaccccacccccacccccatgtctACCTCcagtaaagggggggggggggggctgtgtgtgtgggaggtgtgtggggtggggagaTGTCTGATGCGCTCTCTGCTGCAGCTGTGACGGGCGAGGCTGTGTGCCGCAGCACCCCGTGCTCCATTCAAGGCTCCTGTGTCTCCAAACAACCTTTCTTACATAACCAGGCgccgttgctgctgctgctgctactgctgctgctgctgctgctgccgccaccacTGCTGACGGTGATAATAGCAACTACAgccacagcagagagaggaagggggagagagggggaaagaaggggaaagagaatgaggggaagagagagagagacagagagagagagttgttgataaaaaaaaaggcccGGGGAGGATGGGATGAGGGGGTGGGAGTTGATGAGGgatgaaagagggatagagagagaatgagacagagggaTAAAGatgagaagggggagagagtgagtgagtgagggagggagggagggatggaaacAGAGACAGCAAGGAGTGAGTGTCCTTGTGTTGGGCTCTGATCTGTCCTCGAGACTGAAACTGTTTTGTGGGCAGTGCAACACCCACAGCTGGCTGGTGTTGGCAGATCCTACAGCTGAAGCATTGTGGAGCACTCTCTCTATTGGGTGAACGCTTCATAAACACATCAACATGAGGCAACTAACTGAAGTGGGAATGTGGTGACTTCCggtcagaaccccccccccccaaaaaaaaacataaacatcagGAACAGAATTCTAGCCGAACCAGAATTACCTCAATACCAAAAACAGCTGTAACCTCCTCAAACCAGTCAATAAAAGTAAATTCCACATGACTGGAAAAAATACCCCCCTCCTCATCCCCACCCATGAAGTTGTTtttcagtgtttcattttggaaGGGGTGCACTCTCTT
The Sardina pilchardus chromosome 13, fSarPil1.1, whole genome shotgun sequence genome window above contains:
- the ypel2b gene encoding protein yippee-like 2, translated to MVTMTRSKTFQAYLPSCHRTYSCIHCRAHLANHDELISKSFQGSQGRAYLFNSVVNVGCGPAEERVLLTGLHAVADIYCENCKTTLGWKYEHAFESSQKYKEGKFIIELAHMIKDNGWD